Genomic window (Paenibacillus sp. 37):
TAGTTATAGTTAAATTCAAGGAAGTCCGGGCCATGCCCGGGCTTTTTGGGTTATTCCATTTTTGAAAAGACTTCAAACTTTTAAGGTCAGTAATGTGTTATTTAAGTAGTGGTTTAGTTAGGTTGGTAGTGACTAGAATACAGGCGTATTGATGATGGTTCGATTAGGTGAGAGGTTGTATCTCAATAATGTTCTCATGGGAGGAAGGATCAGATGATTACACCTACAGTGGCTGGGCAGGAAGAGGCTCAATTATACGAGGAGTTACGGCGTGCGATCGAAGAATTCGAAGAGGGAGAGCAGCGGCAAATCATTCTCAATCGGATGATCAAACAGCTCAGGTTCGCCAATTGGCGCAAAGATCGAATGCGTAAGATCGATGCATACTGTCAAAGAATAAAGCCCGCGACACTTTGGATCATATTAGCTACAGGAGCACTTGCGCCGGTTTTGTTATTTAGTATGTTCATCTGGGTATCGTTGTGGGTGGAATGAAGCTGTAGAGAAGAGGGAAAAGTGTGAAGGAAAGATCGCTGACTGCGGTGGTGTACAGTGAATTACTGTGTCTGCTACTCGTAATCCAATCGATGAAACAGGAGGGCTTCGTATTTCACGTATCTGGTTCGAGTGAGGAGCTAGCATTATGAGTGTAGAGGGGGTGACGAGTGGAAAGATGTATATGGAGCGTCGCTGCCTGACAAAGTTATAAACCATTACTTTCACATATTTATGCAAATTGCTGAAATTATTCTGGTAACAACGTCCTATAACTAAAAATGTGTATGATTTAATGCCTGAAATTTATAAAGACTTTGTGCTCATTTCTTATATGTCGTATACACGATTAACAGAAGATGGACTATAATGATTCTACTTCTTTGGAAAAAAGAGGATGAGATTAGGCTATGAAATCCCTATTATTACATATGAAAGAGCCATGTATCTGTACAAGGCCCTATAGTTTTAAAAGTTAATATTTCTTATAACTACTTAAGAGGTTTGATGTCTTCGGGCACTGAGCCTGTTTTGACTTCATAAGTATCATAATCCACCATTGAGAATATTTCTTGGGTCTTATTTCCTTTTACATACCCTGTCAGTGACACCGTATGAGACAAGTCAGACGGAATGAACTTGTGGCCTGTAAACTCAACATCAATTCCATAGGTTTCTTTAAAATAAGTTAGGCTTGCGATCTCGGCTTTTTGTACAATTTCTTTTTGCTGGTTGAACATGCAACCGCAAAATACAGTGATACTTATACTAATCAATATTAATAGGGTTAGAGGTGTACGATATTTAATAATAAGCATATCTACTACTCCTTGTTGGAACTTACTTGATTTTTTGGTCAAGTAACTCTTTCGGTACAACGGCTGTTTGAACTTCAAACGTGTCATAATCAATGAGGATGGTGATTTCGGTTTCTTTATTATTTTTAACATGACCACTCAAACTGATATTGTGACTAAGATCTTTTGGCATAAATTTATGATCAGTGAATTCCACTTCAGTATTATAGTGATCAATAAAGTATTGATGACCCACTTGAGTTGCTTCTTCAATAATTTTGTCTTGATTCGGCATAGAATTACATCCTCCCAATATAAGGGCTAAGATTATAAGTAGAATAGATACAAATTGAATATTTTTAAAAATATTCTTCAACCTCCTATATATGTGAACTTAACACTTTATAAATATACTTTAACTTTTTAGTTCAGTAAACAGAGAGGAGTTTTTATGGATACCTATATAACTGATAAAACATATAAGGAAATTTCGGAACTGGCCTATCTTAATTTGAATGAAGGAGATTACCCTGATACATTGGATTCGGCTAATTGGAAGTGATTGAGCCAGATGGAGCAAGATTGCATAGAAGGTCTGGGTTCGACGCAGTTGTTTTAAAGAATGATCTTACAGATCAGATTGTCATCGGTTATCGAGGAACTGAACCAGAAGGGAAGTTGACAGATATATTCGCGGATTGGGAGACAGATGCTTTTGATGTCGTAGGAGGAAGAACGAGAAAGCTTGAAGATTCCATAACCGACCCAGAGCGTCATAATATCTTCAAAAATAGTCCATTCAAACTCATGATGGATAATTCAAGTTGGGAAAACAATCAGTTTCATCAAGCTGAAGAATTGTATGAGGCTGTACAGAAGGCTTATCCTGATTCAGATATTTCGCTAACAGGCCATTCTCTTGGCGGTGGTTTAGCTCAATATGTAGCTGCTCGTCATGATGTATCTGGTATGACGTATAGTGCTCCAAGTGTAATGAATCTGCTGGATGATATAAGTTTGGCTAAGGTGAATGAAGGTCACTTTGACAACAAAATGGTTAATGTGGTTCATCCGAGTGATTCTGTAGGAGCTGGCGGAGTAAGTGAATATGACAGGCACGTTGGACTTACGGTGTACAAGGGACAGGATTTTGATACCGCTAATGCAATGTATCAGAACTGGAAGTTTCAATTACAGTTAAAGGTCCCTTTTCAACCTCTCGGTGCAGGCTCCCCGATGTTGGTTCATGACGTTGGAATAGATGTAGATCTAGATAAGCTGTACATTGGAAATATCGTTAGATTATTGGATTCCTTCTCCAAGGACGAAGGCAAGGGGTACCACTCCATGAAGCAATATGAGTTTGATAAGGAGGGCAACTTAATTGGCCCGTTAATCGATCGGAGTACGGGAGAGACGCTTGATATTTCTCCAAGATGGACTGCACATCAGAAAGCAATGGCTGTGTTCTCTAATGTGATGTCTGGTGCAGTAGCTTCGTTTATATCTGGAGTAGGTAGTTCTGGTGGCGGTAAGATTCAATTAACACCGGAAGAATTAGCGCAGTCTGCTCGAGAAATGAGACTGAGTTTGAGCGGATTTTCCAACGATGCACAAGCTTCTATTCAGATGTTCCAGACCCATATAGCAACGAGCGAAAGTCAGTCTTTTACACCTATTGCTTATAATGCAACAGCTACTTTGCAACAAATTAACCGTTGGTACCAAGAATCCATAAGTGAGATTGCAGATTATATTGAACGAAAGAGAGAAGATTTCGTAATCGCCGATCAGCAAAAATAATAATGGAATTTATATAGATAGATTAACAGGAGGAAAGTGGACATGGGCAGAATATCCGTATCCCTGTCGGATTTACGAAGAGCCGTTCAACAATGCGAACAATTGCAGCAACGACTTGTACAACAGGAACAGAAGATGCGTTCGATTCATGGGAGGTTGCAGCAGGACTGGGTAGGAAGATCGGCAGAGGAGTTAACTTATAAGATGCAGTCTTTTGTAGAGGGAGCATCTGTGAAACTGACTGAACTTGAAGCTCATAAGGAGGAATTGAAGCAATACATTCGCAAGATGGAGGAAGCGGACAGAGAGGATCAAAGAAATCGCAGCAGGATACAGTGATTGACTATATCTGCTCACACGTAAATAGTCAGATAGGAAGTAATCTTCCCACCTAACTATTGTTGCTTCGTTCATACAATTGTATCGATTGAAGTCACTTGCGCAAGCAGCTATTACTAATTAGTGTAAATCAGTATTATTCTTGTTCAAAGTTTGAATTTTCTCTTGGATATACTGGTGGTAATCGCGGAAGCTGCTGATGTGATGCAAAGAATCGGAGTTCTCAGACTGGATCTTAATTTTACCGTCCTGAGGCAAATTTTTCATCTCAGCAATGACGGATTTGGAACCTTGGATATCTCCGGACATGTCCTGAATTCGCTGTAATAATGCTGGATGTCCTTCATGCTGGAGCATTTCGGCGAGCGGTCTCATTTCCTCCAACTTTTGACTCGACCGTTCAAGTGTGGTCATCACCTTGTCTCCATCTGTACTTGCGCTAAGCGAAACCATTCGGTGGATGTGATCTTTCTCCATACGCTCAAGCGCCTCCAAATGGGAAGCTTCCAGTCGTTTGGGATCGCTCCAACTCTCCGATCGAACGGTGTCATTCTGTTGCTGGGAAGTATTATTCGCAGTGCCATTGCCACAGCCCCATAACAGAGATGAGCAGGTTAACACGGCTCCAACGGCGATGATACTTTTTAACCTCATGCTGTCACTCCTTCAATAATTTCCTGAAGGTAGTATGAGCAATAATATCCAAAATCATGCTTCTTCTCTTCATTTCTTTCCCATAATGAACAAAGGAAAATAACGAGCTAACTGTATGTATCATTGCAGTGTAGCCGGATCTTATTTTTTGGGATTGCGGCTATCGATGAACCAACCCGGTCCTGTCACACTGATGACTTCACGTGTGTCATAGTTATATGAAACGGTAATATGCTCATACTCGTGACCAGTTACATGACCATATAGGTACAAGCGGGAATGGACTGAAGGGTCGTCGATATCATGACTCGTGATGACAAAGTCTGCGTCATAATACTCCTTAATGTATTGGATGCTGACGGGTGTAGCTTTTTCAAGAATGTTTTGCTTATCTGATGTGGACAGGCTAGAACATCCTCCGATTGCAAGTGTAAAAACAAGTAAGTATAGAGCCATAAGTTTTGTTTTGATCAAGCTTTCATTCTCCTTTTTGGTGATAAACTCTAACGACACTTTTATTCTAATTTTTCTGCTAGTACAATTGCAACGGAATGTAACGAGGTGAGAAGTTAATGAATCTTTACACTAATAACATATGGCGCTGGACCATTAATCTTCTGTATCCTGCCATTATCTTTGTCTTCCAGAGCTGGGGACCGATATTGGATTCTTGGACAGGTCCTATTTTGTTCGTCGCTGTGTTCTGCTTTCTATGGAGCGATGTAAAAGACATGTTCGTTTCGACAGGACTAACATGGTTTATTGCCATCCCGTGTTGGTGGTATTGGATTGAACGTCCGAAACCATCGTTCGGCGCAGAACATTTTGCCGCACATCTATGGTTAATTGTACTTATATATATTGTCTTTGTACTCATTCCTCAGACCTTAATCCTGACTACGCGGTTGCGGGTAATGGATTATTATAAAAAGTGAAAATCAATTTAGAATAGGCGGACGTACAAGGATTAGGAGGTAGTATATGAGTCGCTTAAAAAGAATCAACAAGCCATACTTCATCTTCCTCATCTGGAACGTACTCATGATTGGCGTCGTAAGGGGGTTAACCTTCCAGCATGAGCCGGGTAGAGGGGTGTCAGGTAACGGTAACCTGGGACTTCTGGTGTTAGCTCCATCTCTTCTGACCTTTCTCATTCTCTGTATCTGGACGATGTTTCTATCCAAATGGTGGTTGTACGATCAGCGTCAACGCTGGGGAGGGAAGATACATGCCTGTGTACCCTTCGCGGCTCTCTTGCTGTGTGTGTTGTCTGTCGCTTGGGAGCTACACACCATCAATAACCTACGCCTCCAGCTCAATGGATTTACGAATGATCCGGATTCGGCCGTGTACCGTTTTGGTTGGCTGAACCAGTACACGAACACCTTGTTTTATAACGTGCCGATCCTGTTGTTCGGCCTGTCTTTCTCCATATTTATAGGCTGGCTGATGGAATGGAAACTTCGCAGTCCTAGGTCCGCTTAATCCGAACTGCAAACGAAATATATCCTTCATCAATACAACCCCCCCTTATCCGTCATACCAGACGGGCAAGGGGGGGTTCTCATGTTTACTACACTTTCCTTTTATATTTCCCTGTATACGGGATGGTAAGATGGATTTTCAGATCCTGGATCGAGTCTTCGGTAAGCATCATCTTGCTGCCATTGTTTGATAACTTACGCCAGAGCTTCGGATTTTTGCGATACAGTTTCTCCTGAAGGCCGTAAATATCCACACCACGCTCAAGGCCGTGACGATAGGTCTGCATAATCTGCTCTCGCAACTTCACTTCACTAATCTGGATCATCTCCTCATAAGAGGTGGGCACCAGATATTCATACAGGGCAGTTAGGTATTGAGCGTCAATATTAAACTTGACCTCTTCACCCTGAATGACAGGCTTGATTTTGATCTTTGGTAAACCTACACTGAGTGCCCCATAGATCGTTCCATCCTTCTGCACAAGCAAGGGAGCACGTCGCATGTCCTTGATCAGCCAGTGATACCCGGGAAGCTGACTGCGTGGAAGGTATTCAAAGTCAACGCCTGTCTTTTCGAAAAAGGCCCCCTCGATTAGAAATAAATCCTTTTTCTTCTCGTTCTCGGCCCATTGGGAGTTGTTTAATGCAATACTGGGCAGATACGTCGTAGTAGCCGGATCATTATGCGTTGCAATGAGCTTGAAGCTAAGCACGGGCGGATACAACGATTCTTCCATATAAGTCGGGAGCGGATTATGAAGAATGCTATCCAAGGGCGACATATTATAGATGGACGTTGCACTTAGAATTTTCTCCAGTGGTTCGCGGGTTCCGTAGACCCAGGTCGTATAACGGGATTCTGGGAACCGTCCCAGCATATCGAACACTTCTTTGATGTGTTTGCTGGTGAGCACACCTTCCGCCATTACGATGGCTGTCACATGCCCCCAAGCCATGTGTAATTGAGCTGTACGGAACAGTTCGTTCAGCGCCAGACTCATGGTTTTCCCTTCGGCATGTCCGACCCATACAGGTGGCGTATCTGCACTTTTGGTTGAACTTTCACTTTTGGCGACACTGGCAAAATCCAGCGTTTGTACATACAGGTGATACATCCCGTCTTTGTAATCAATGCCAAAGGCTTTGGCGTAGTCCACCTGTTGGATCTCAAAGGCACTCCAGCATCCACTTGTCATCACACACATTGATAGGCTTAACAGACCCAACGTACATCTCCGCAACAAACGCTTCATCTTCCGTTTCCTTTCTTACGCGGTTCTTGAGTCTCAAGATAGACGGGTCTGCGTTTACCCAACCCTTTTGGCAGTTTGAATAATGAAGCTATCGCTTGTTTAAAATGAAGCGGTGTTAACGGCGTGAGATACGGAATGCCAAATGATTTGAGATCGGTCAGGTAGATGAGGAACAGAATCAACGACAGGATGAACCCAAAGATGCCGAGGGAAGCTCCCAGGACAAAACAAAGGAAGCGCAGGATCAGCACAGAACTGGTCATAACCTGATTCACAATGGTTGCTCCAGCTACGACGGTAACTGCGATGATGACAATCATGAGGGGAGAGACCATGCCGGCTCGAATGGCGGAATCCCCTATGATCAGACCTCCAACCACAGTTAATGTCTGGCCGATGGCACTTGGTAGACGTACCCCCGCCTCTCGGAACAGCTCCATGAGCAGCATAATGAGAAACATCTCCACTCCCGATTCCATTGGCAGTCCCATACGTCCTACCGATATCGTGGCAACCAGTGGGAAAGGAATCTGATCCATATGAAATGAGGTCAGCGCAATATAGAAGCCAGGCAGGAACACGGTGATCATCAGGCCAAGAAAGCGCAGCATCCGCCCTACGTTGACAGCTAAGAAGGGAAAGCTGGCATCTTCCGGTGATTTGAGCAAAAGAAACAGATTGACTGGCCCAATAATCGCGCTGGGATTGCCGTCGACAATGAGGATAAAACGTCCGTTCAGGAGACATTCTGCAGCAAAGTCAGGCCTGCCCGTATAATGGGTGACGGGAAACAAAGTAATCTTCGAAGGGGACAGCAATTCTTCCAGTTCATTGGCGGTCAAGATTCGTTCGATCTCAATCTTACGCAACCGATCCTGGACGTCTTCGATCAGTTCCGGATTGGCGATATTTTTGATATACATCAATGCCACCTTGGTTGCAGAACGTGAACCAATCAGTTCGATATTGCAGGCAAGTTGGTTCGTACGCAGACGGGTGCGTATCAAGGCAACATTGACGGCAAGGGGTTCAATGAACCCATCTCTTGCCCCGCGGATCGAAACTTCGGTGGTCGATTCCTCCGGTGTTCTTGTCGGGATGTTGGAGATATCGATACTCCACATGGCTTGAAGGGATGGTATACAGATCAACATATGGCCTTCAAAAACACGGAGAGACATCAGTTCAGTTCCAAATGCCGGATCTTGCAGATCCATTCGGGTCCAATCCAGGCTGATGCATTTTTCAATGTCGGATGTACGGATAAAGTGTGTATCTTCATATGTTCGTTTGAGTTCCGGGAGAATAATATCGTAGATCGCTTCACTATCCACCATACCGCTGCAATAGGTCATAAGGAGTTGCATCGGAGGTTCTCCGAACATGTGACTATTGATGATGACATCATCAGATCCCGCAAAAAAGGTGTTCAGGTTATGCTCGTTCATTCGGAAAGGTTCAACTTCACGATTATTCTTGGGCTGGGTTGAGATCGGCACGTTTGGGAGCCTCCTTGTCCTTTTTGTGGATTAATGCGGCAATGGTTAATATCACGGTAACGATTGAGACATAGGCCAGCATGACCGGGAACTGAATATGATCTACGTAATAGTCGACGTAATCAATGCGCCACCATTGCATCGCCATAAAGCTCATGATGACGGTGATGGTGAGAATCGCTATATATCGTTTCTTCGGTCTGCGGAAATTCAGCAGATCCACGATGAGATACATAGATATAGCGACCCTTGCAAAGGAACCACTAAGCCATTGATAGATGGACAAAAAATCAACGTGTTGCAGCAGCTTGCCGATATTCACAAGTTTCCATTGTTCATAGGGACTGTTTCGTTGTTTTGCTGCTTCTTCTGGACCAAACTCGACGATGGCTCCGATCGTGGGACCGATCGCCATACTGAGCATAAACACGCCGAGGATCAAAACATGCCACCAACGAATTTTGCCTTTGACTTCATGTTGGAACAACATAAGAATCCAAATTTCCATAAGCCCGGCAAGAGAGTAGATCATGCCCCGCCATACGGGACCCATGCCGTTCTCCATAATCGGGAACAATAGACTGTAGTCTTTGTATTTCATATTGGCGGACATTACAAAATAACCAAGTAAAATTACAAATGGCAGCAGCAGACTGGAAGTCATCGCAATGGAGCGTATGCCTTTAGCCGCTGCCCACGCGGCAACCAGTGCTCCGCCACCAGCCAGAACGTAAGGTGGCGTGAATTGAAGATATGTGGAGACGGTCCAGTTAGTTGTCTCATACAGCGTATGTGTGCCAAGCGTGAACAGTAGAATGGAAGCGGAGATCCGGAAGATCCAGGAAGGAATCGGTCCGAATTCTCGCGTAATCCAATCTGTTAATCGCTGTCCGCGTACTCGCCGAATGATGATATACATCATACATAGAAACAACATGAAAAAAGGTCCTGCCGCCACGACAGACAACCATCCGTCTCTGCCGCCTGCTTCGAGAATTGCTGGGATGGACA
Coding sequences:
- a CDS encoding lipase family protein; this translates as MIEPDGARLHRRSGFDAVVLKNDLTDQIVIGYRGTEPEGKLTDIFADWETDAFDVVGGRTRKLEDSITDPERHNIFKNSPFKLMMDNSSWENNQFHQAEELYEAVQKAYPDSDISLTGHSLGGGLAQYVAARHDVSGMTYSAPSVMNLLDDISLAKVNEGHFDNKMVNVVHPSDSVGAGGVSEYDRHVGLTVYKGQDFDTANAMYQNWKFQLQLKVPFQPLGAGSPMLVHDVGIDVDLDKLYIGNIVRLLDSFSKDEGKGYHSMKQYEFDKEGNLIGPLIDRSTGETLDISPRWTAHQKAMAVFSNVMSGAVASFISGVGSSGGGKIQLTPEELAQSAREMRLSLSGFSNDAQASIQMFQTHIATSESQSFTPIAYNATATLQQINRWYQESISEIADYIERKREDFVIADQQK
- a CDS encoding WXG100 family type VII secretion target; this encodes MGRISVSLSDLRRAVQQCEQLQQRLVQQEQKMRSIHGRLQQDWVGRSAEELTYKMQSFVEGASVKLTELEAHKEELKQYIRKMEEADREDQRNRSRIQ
- a CDS encoding Ger(x)C family spore germination protein; protein product: MKRLLRRCTLGLLSLSMCVMTSGCWSAFEIQQVDYAKAFGIDYKDGMYHLYVQTLDFASVAKSESSTKSADTPPVWVGHAEGKTMSLALNELFRTAQLHMAWGHVTAIVMAEGVLTSKHIKEVFDMLGRFPESRYTTWVYGTREPLEKILSATSIYNMSPLDSILHNPLPTYMEESLYPPVLSFKLIATHNDPATTTYLPSIALNNSQWAENEKKKDLFLIEGAFFEKTGVDFEYLPRSQLPGYHWLIKDMRRAPLLVQKDGTIYGALSVGLPKIKIKPVIQGEEVKFNIDAQYLTALYEYLVPTSYEEMIQISEVKLREQIMQTYRHGLERGVDIYGLQEKLYRKNPKLWRKLSNNGSKMMLTEDSIQDLKIHLTIPYTGKYKRKV
- a CDS encoding spore germination protein, with product MPISTQPKNNREVEPFRMNEHNLNTFFAGSDDVIINSHMFGEPPMQLLMTYCSGMVDSEAIYDIILPELKRTYEDTHFIRTSDIEKCISLDWTRMDLQDPAFGTELMSLRVFEGHMLICIPSLQAMWSIDISNIPTRTPEESTTEVSIRGARDGFIEPLAVNVALIRTRLRTNQLACNIELIGSRSATKVALMYIKNIANPELIEDVQDRLRKIEIERILTANELEELLSPSKITLFPVTHYTGRPDFAAECLLNGRFILIVDGNPSAIIGPVNLFLLLKSPEDASFPFLAVNVGRMLRFLGLMITVFLPGFYIALTSFHMDQIPFPLVATISVGRMGLPMESGVEMFLIMLLMELFREAGVRLPSAIGQTLTVVGGLIIGDSAIRAGMVSPLMIVIIAVTVVAGATIVNQVMTSSVLILRFLCFVLGASLGIFGFILSLILFLIYLTDLKSFGIPYLTPLTPLHFKQAIASLFKLPKGLGKRRPVYLETQEPRKKGNGR
- a CDS encoding endospore germination permease, with product MSREKGQITIWLSFSIILLSAGLVCHVLSIPAILEAGGRDGWLSVVAAGPFFMLFLCMMYIIIRRVRGQRLTDWITREFGPIPSWIFRISASILLFTLGTHTLYETTNWTVSTYLQFTPPYVLAGGGALVAAWAAAKGIRSIAMTSSLLLPFVILLGYFVMSANMKYKDYSLLFPIMENGMGPVWRGMIYSLAGLMEIWILMLFQHEVKGKIRWWHVLILGVFMLSMAIGPTIGAIVEFGPEEAAKQRNSPYEQWKLVNIGKLLQHVDFLSIYQWLSGSFARVAISMYLIVDLLNFRRPKKRYIAILTITVIMSFMAMQWWRIDYVDYYVDHIQFPVMLAYVSIVTVILTIAALIHKKDKEAPKRADLNPAQE